TGATGATGCACAGCGCGCCCTTTCACACCTTCGATAACGGACCCACAGGCTTGAGCGGTGTCATGAACCCCGCCTGGTTCTCCTCCAATGGCACACTCATCATCGCAGACTCGCCCATTGAATTTGGCATGAATCAACCGCCCGCGGACTATCCACGCTTCAAATGGAGCTTTGTCACCGATGGACGCGGCGCCTTCTCCGACCGTCCCTTTCTTGATAAAGGCGGGGTGGGGGATGGGATGTTCACCTTCAAAGGAAATTCTCTCGATCTCAAATTCTCCTTTTCCGAAAACGCGGTCACTGCCTACGAAAACCAGATCAAACATTTCGGGCATCCATCTGAACTGCCGCCTGAAGGCTTATTCACCAAACCCACATGGACGACATGGGCAAGATACAAAACTGCCATCAATCAGGAAGTCGTTTTGAAGTTTGCAGATGAGATCATCCAAAACGGCTATCCCTATCATGTGATGGAGATCGACGACCGCTGGCAGGTCTATTACGGTGATTTGGACTTTGACCCTCAACGATTCCCTGACCCCAAAGCGATGATCGATGAACTACATGCGAAGGGATTCAAAGTCACCACGTGGGTTATCCCATTTTTGAATGAACGCTCAAATGCCTTTGCCGAAGGGAAAAAGAATGGTTGGCTTGTGCGCCGCACAGATGGTTCTCCGTACCTCGTGCCGTGGTGGCAGGGACATGGCGGCTTGCTGGACGTCACCCATCCGTCGGCGTTGGAATGGTTCTTCGAACGGCTGAATCAGTTACAGGTCAAGACAGGAGCCGATGGCTTCAAGTTCGATGCGAGCGAGGCATGCTTCCTTCCCATTGATGCGGTCACACATCAAAAAATCCATCCTAACGAATATACAAATATTTATGTGGATGCGGTAGCGAAGCACCATCGCTTAACCGAAGTGCGCTCGGGTTGGAAAAACCAATCCACGCCGATCTTTTTCCGCCAGTGGGATAAGACAACTTCGTGGGGATTGGATAACGGTTTGCACTCGGTGTTGACTGGTGCATTGGCGATGAGTTTGGCGGGCTACCCGTTCATCCTGCCCGACATGGTGGGCGGCAACGAATACGATGAAAAAGCGGATGCCGATCTGATGATCCGTTGGACGCAGTTGAACGCGCTGCTGCCTTCGATGCAATTCAGTCTTGCTCCATGGGATTATGGCGCGGACGCCGCCGAGCTTTGCCGTCTCTTCGCGAACCTGCACGTGGAATTCGCGCCGAAGATTTTGGAGATTGCTCGCGCCACAGTTGCAAAGGGACAGCCGATCATCCGCCCCATCTTCTGGCTCGACCCATCGGATGAACGCGCCCTGACCTGTGGCGATGAGTTTTTGCTGGGCGATGAATTTTTGGTTGCGCCTGTAGTGACACCGAACACCACGCAGCGCGATGTTTATCTTCCAAAAGGTGAGTGGCAAAACTATTGGACAGGTGAGACAATCCCTGGCAACACTTTGCTCGAACATTACCCAACCCCGCTTGATACCTTGCCGATTTTCAAACGAATCAAATGACGAAGAACAACATGACAACCTGTAAATTCCCGCATAACTTTCTTTGTGGCGCCGCCGCTGTCCTTGATCTCACTGGTCACGACGGGCGGAAATACTCCGCGCAGGAGATTCATGATATCACCCGGCGCCCCTGAGCGAGGATTTTAATTGTGGAAATAAAGTCTCTGCCTTAGCTATTCGCCAATACTTTTCTGGCAACTTCTTCAAAATGGTCATCTGTTTTAATGAGAGGAACAGCTTTCATTTCATGGGGAGATGTTTTGCCTTTGAGTTCCTCTGCAAGTTTTTCGGCACGGGCTTTGGTCTTCAACAAGGCAGACGAATTGGCAAGGCAATAAAGTGATAACTGAAGAGCGAATAACAGATTTCCGCGTTTTGCCTGGAGGTCTGCAATATCAACGAGCACATCCAATGCCGTAAGAGGTCCCTGCGTGTCGAGCGAAAGCCGCAAGGATTCATGCCAGAGATTTTCGGCCTCCTTATCATTTCCCAATGCAAACGCGCTTCGTCCCATTTCTGAGAGCAGGCGTGCAATATCCCAGCGCGCGCCAAGTTCTGTGAAATATTGCAAGCTTTTCTGGAATGCTTCATATGCCTCGGCATGTTTTTCTTGCGCCTGCGCCAAAAGCCCCATGCTACGATAGGCATTTCCCAGCCCCATACGATCCCCGATCATGGTGTTGATGGCGATGCTTTCTTCCAGCGCGGCTTGGGCTTCATCATATTTTTGCGCATCCTTCGCGCTCAAACTGAGAGACGTGAGTCCAAATGCGGTAAAACGCAAATCACCGGTTCTTCGCCAGGCATCCACGGCGGCTTGAAACTGTTCATGCATCGTTTCGGTTTTGCCAAGCAGCATATCCACGCCGACCAATTCCGTCAGACAAAGAGCTTCATACCATGGGTCATGGATGCTGCGGGCGGTTTGCAATCCTTTTTCGAATAAATCCGAAGCACGGCTAAGATCGCCCATGATGATGTTGATGATCCCTAAAAAGGTAAGGGCTTCCTCAAGAATGGTTGGATCATGGACATTCTTCAAAACCGCAAGGCTTTGTTCGAGCATGCGCTGAGCTTCTTCGTGCCGTGACGTTCGAAGCGCGAAAAGGGAACGGGTGGTCAAGGTATGTGCCAGCGACTTCTTTTCCTCATCCTTCAAAGATCGATTCGCCAGGGCATCTTGAATGTGCTTGAGATAATCCAACCCTTCCTGATACCAGCCCAATGTATCGTATAACGTCGAGTAGGCGCTCAACCCGGTTTCGATAAGCACAAATTCTTGATGCGCCAATGCCCACTCCAAGGCAGTGCGGATGTTGTCAATATCCGCGACGAGTTTGGCAAGCGACTCGCGTTGCATGGAACTTCGTAATGGCAGATCTTCCTGACCGAGGAAGCGGATGAAGTATCGCCCGTGAAGCGCCTGCGCCTCTTCCCTGACCTTGAGCTGGTCTGCCAACCGTTCAGCCGCGTACTGTCTGATAATTTCGTGCAGGTCGTATCGCCCCGTTCCACTTCTGTGGACCAATGACTTGGCGACCAATGCCGAGAGGACGGGGAGAGTCGCATCCGCGATGTCTCCTGCCGCTTCGCGCGAGAATCCGCCTTGGAAGATGGCAAGCCGAAGCAAAACATTCTGTTCTTCTTTAGTTAGTAGATCCCATGAATGATCGAAGACCGCCCGAATCGAGCGGTGACGGGTGGGCACATCCTTGGCAGAGATGGAGAGGAAATCCAATCCACGCTCGATCTCGCTGGCGATCTCACGGCAGGACAAGGTCCGCACCCAGGCGGCGGCAAGTTCAATGCCGAGCGGCATGCCGTTGACCAAATTACAAATACGGACGATGGCTGGGTAGTCTTCTGTTGTGGCGTCAAAGCTGACATGCGCGCGGCGGGCGCGTTGTAGAAACAACTCCACGGATGTGCCTTCGATATCCGTCCCTTCGGGGATGGGTAAGCCATGCACTTCGAAGATCCATTCACCTTGCAGCCCTACTGACTCGCGTGAGGTGACCAGGAGTTTGAGTTTGGATGTTCTTGCCAATACCTCTGCAAAGAATTCAGAGATGCTTGCATCACCGAGAAGATGTTCGAGGTTATCGATCAGCAGAAGGGTGTGTTTGTCTTTGAGATAGTTGAATAATTGCTCTTTGGGCTCATGCTCACCTTGAAGCGTAAAGCCCATTGAATCGGCGATGACGGGGATGAGGTAACGGGAGGATTGAATCGGCGCGAGCGGGACGAAATAGACGCCACCTTCATAATCGGGTTGAGTGCGGGATGCGGTTTCAAGCGCGAGGCGGGTTTTGCCCATGCCTCCGGGACCCGCCACGGTCAACATGCGGCAATGCGGGTCACGTAGAAGTTTGCGCAGTTCATCCACTTCATGTTGACGCCCGATGAGGGGAGTGGGCAGGGTGGGGAGGTTGGAAGATGATGTTTGAGCTGGGGGAATGTTTGGGGGCTGAACCCGCTGCGATACGGGAGAGAGGCGGTCTGTCGTCCATTCACCGCGGGCGACTTTGATGAAATCCTCCCGTTCAGCAATTTCCAAAATATTGGCGATCAATTCAGCGATCTGGGCGGAGGGACGGCGTTCGTCGCCCTCGATCTTGCGCAGCATGGCGACCGAACAGCCCACGCGATTGGCAAACTCCTCGCGCGTCAGCCTGCGTGCTGTGCGTTGCTCACGAAGCCATTCACCAAATGTTTTCATGTAAAAAAATTGTAACACTTTTTGTCACACTGAACTGACACCCAAAGGGCGGCAGGAAAGCGTTTAATGCGGGCATGGCAAATTTATCTCTTCAAACAAAACCTTATTCGTTCGACGATGACTGCCAACGATTTGAGTCACTGGGTGCGTTCGTTTGCATCAAAGCGAGCGCGGAACAGACAGGAGGTGCGTTCAATTTATTCGATGTGTTATGTCCGGTTGGATATGAAACGCCACTGCATATCCATTACGCGGAAGATGTGGCGATCTATGTTTTGGAAGGTGTGCTCGATATTTTTTGGGGCGAAGAAAGCAAACGGGCAAAACCTGGTTCGTACTTTTTTCAACCGCGAGGCACGCCGCATGGGTTTCGTGTGAACGGGACGAAGTCTGTGCGCATGTTGTATCTGACCTTCCCGGCAGGCTTCGATACCTTTGTGATCGAGCGAGCCAAGCCTTTCACAGACTTCGACGCCATGATGTTGGAAGCCCGTCATAAGATCGAGATTTTGGGTTCGTTGCCCACTTTAGAAAAAGGAGAAGACGATGAGTAAATTTTTGAAATGGACGAAAAAGATGATGACCGGATTGTTGATCTTCACATTGGTTGCTGTAGCTCTGACTTGGGTTGCAGGAAGCATCGCCAAGAACAGACTCGCCGTGCAGTATCCCGCGCCCGGCAAGTTGGTGGATGTGGGCGGATATCACATGCACATCCATTGCGTTGGCGAAGGCAGTCCAGTCGTGGTGATGGAATCTGGCTTGAACGATTTTTCATTGCAATGGTCTTCAGTGCAGGCGGAGATCGGTCAGTTTGCGAGAGTCTGCGTATATGACCGGGCAGGCTTCGGGTGGAGTGAGGCGAGTCCGCATCCGCGCACGGTGGCGACGATGGTGAACGAATTGCACACCTTGCTTCAGAATGCCGAGGTGGAAGGTCCGTATGTGATGGTAGGTCATTCCTTTGGCGGAATCGTGGTGCGGGAATTTACGCATCAATATCCAGACGAAGTGACCGCCATGCTGCTGGTGGACTCGGCACATGAACTGCACTTTGTGCGCATCCCTGCCTTTGCGACATTGACAGAAGCGATGGCGCGTCAGTTCAAGTTGTTTGCCGCGCTCAATTCTTTCGGCATCATGGCATTGTCACCGGAGCAGATTCCCGCTCGCGGGTTGGAAGGCGAAGCGTTGGAACAATATCGCGCCTTGCTCGCAACCACAGATTATTTCAATGCGGCTGTGATCGAGTCATCCTCTTTCCTTGCCGAGTTTGGAACCGGTTCGACACACAAACTCAAAGGTCTGGGCGACCTGCCGCTGATCGTCCTGACACGCGGCTTGCCCGACTCGCTGCCCATTCTTTCGGAGCAGGAGAACGCTCAATACGATACGACCTGGTACGAATTGCAGCGTGAGTTGGTGGGCTTGTCTTCAAATAGCAGGCAGATCATTGCCGAAGACAGCGGGCATTACATCCAGTTGGATGAGCCAAATCTGGTCATTGATGCGGTTCGTGAATTAGTTGAACAATCAAAATAAACCTCGCTCCCGCCGCAGTCCCCGGCGGCGGGAAACAAGAAAAAATAAAAGGAGTCTCTTATGTTTGCTGGACATTTAGCTGCTGGTTTGGTTCTCAAGAAAATGGAACGTCGCATCAATTTAGGCTGGTTGTTCTTCGCTGCCCTGTTCCATGATTTTCTGCTCGGCATTCTGGTGTTGCTAGGTCTGGAGCAGATTCACATCCCCGCGAACTTCGCGCAGACGCATTACCTGACCTTTACCTTCCCATATTCGCACGGGCTGACCGCTTCGATCATCTGGTCTTTGCTGGGTTTCGCCATCACATACGCCGTCCTGCCGCGTTGGTTGAGCAAGGAACGCAAGCAGGCAGGCTTGGCGATCGCATTGGCTGTGTTCTCGCATTTCGTTCTGGATTGGTTCGTCCACATCCCTGAGATGCCTTTGCTCGGCGCGGACTCTCCGAAGGTCGGATTAAGTTTATGGAATAACCTTCCGCTCGCGCTCGGACTTGAAGTTGGTATGGTCCTCATTGGCTTTATCTACTACCTGAGCATGGTCAAACCTAAGACGAACCTCGCCAAATATGGAGTCGCTGTTCTCATGGTCTTGATTACTACCCTGACCGTCACCGGACAGTTGCTCGCCGAAACGCCACCACCCGCGAATGGAGCCGCCATGTCCTGGATCTTTCAACCCTTCCTCATCTGCGGACTTGCGTATTGGTTCGACCGAAAGGAGAAGTGATCGAAAATAGATATGTACTTCACCTACCGTTGAATCATATTCAAAAAACTTTAGAAAAGGAAAAACATAATGTCTACTTCAGTTCTAACGACCACTAACAATAAAGCATCAACTTCATTTATCGAGCGATATCAGATTCCCATCCTCTTTTTGCTGGTGCTTGGGTTGACCTGGCCTTTCATGATCGTGGATGTGCTTGGCTCGCACGGGATTCTCCCGTTCCGTGTCCCTATGATCTTGTGGTTGGTGATGGGGTATATGCCAACATTGGCTGCCGTGATTGTGACTGGCTTGACCCAAGGCAGAGAAGGTATTCGTGCTTTGTTCAGGAAATTCCTAATAGCACGCGTTGGAATCAAATGGTATCTCTTTGCCATCTTTGCTCTGGCAGGAGCAACCATTGCCGCTGTTATCCTCGGTAACCAATTCGGAGCAACGACTGATAGCCCATTGCTTAAACCAGATATCGCAGCAGCAGGACCAGCCGCCATCTTCCTGAATGCCACCTTGATGTTTATCGTCCGCGGAATTCTGAATGGTGAAGAGTTCGCCTGGCGTGGATTAGCCTTGCCGAAACTTCAGGCAAAATACAACGCCCTTACCTCCAGCCTGATCCTCAGCATCCCGTGGATACTCTTTCATCTGCCGCTTTTCTTTACAAAAGGCTCCACGCAGGAACATATGTCCATCCTTAGCTATGCCGTTCAACTTGCAGCCACATCGATTCTGTTTACATGGATATATAACAATACCAAAGGCAGCGTCTTACTTGCTTATATCTTCCATGCCTCAATGAACACCTGGACTGAATTGTTTAGCATCGATGCTGGGAATGCATTTCAAAACTGGATATTGACCGGTGTGATCGTAGCGCTGACGGTCATTGTGCTGATCTTTTCCGGCGCTGAAAACCTTTCTCGAAAGAATCAAAGAATTCAAGAATAAAACAGTTTATCAAAGGATGCAGTTACATTGAAAGTGACTGCATCCAGTGTTGAAAGGTAAAAATGAAAAGGCAAGCCATGTTCATCTTCTTGATTGTTCTGCTTATTGGTTTTACTTTATACGCTTTCGCTCCCCACGTTCCTGCCGTCCCAAAAAATGTTGAAAGCGTCACTGAAATGGAAGCCTATTTGAATCGGCTAACCGCTTCGGGAAACCCGCCCGGCTTATCCGTGGTCGTGGTCAGGGATGGCGAAATCATTTACAACAATGCCTTCGGGGTCGCTGACGGTCCACGCAAGATCAAAGCCACGCCGGAGACCGTCTATCACTGGTGGTCGATGACCAAAATCCCCACCGCGATTGCCATCATGCAGTTACAGGAACAAGGCAAGATAAAACTCGATGATGAAGTCACCAAGCACCTGCCTTGGTTCGAAGTGACTTATCCATCAGGTGATAGCCCAGCCATCACAATCCGTCACTTGATGCAGCATACCTCCGGGCTGCCAAATCCTGTCCCTGCCATGATCGGCTGGGTTCATTATGACGATGCCACGCCAAACCAGACCGAAGTGTTGAAAAAATATTTGCCGGAATTCAACAACGTGAAATTCGAACCTGGCTCAAAGGCGATCTATGGAAATCTCAATTACATGGTCTTGGGTGCAGTGATCGAAGCCGTATCCGGGCAGACCTACGAAGAATATATCCTCGAAAATATTCTGGCTCCTCTTGGCATGACCCAAACGAACTTCGTCTACACCTCAGACATGTCCATGCATGAAGCGGCGGGCAGCATTCCCCTCGTCCATTTCTTTACGCCGCTGCTCCCGACACTCCTTGATACAGACGCGCTCGTCCGTGAACGGGATGGTAAACTACTGTGGATGAATCGTGTATACATCGAAGCGACTCCATCCACCGGCTTGATCGGACCCGCACCGGATGCGGCGAAGTTGATGATGGCATATCTCAATCGCGGCACGCTTAACGGACAGTCGATCCTGTCTCCCGAATCCATTTCCACGCTGACGAATACTCCTCCCATCAACGGGCGCGGACTTGGCTGGGCAGTCGGCGAATCAAACGGAGAGCTTTACCTCGAACACGGCGGAGGCGGTCCCGGCTTTGCCGCCACCATGCGCCTTTACCCCGAAAGCGGATTGGGCATTGTCATCCTCGCCAACGGCACCGACCTGGATCGCGATGGTCTCGCCGATTTACTAAAAACCTTAAACTATCAATAAATGGATGGATACCATGTCTATAAATACTTCTACAACGAATAATCGAGTCACTTCCTTCATTAAACAAAACCCATTGCTTTCGATCTATATCATCATGTTCACAATAGCCTGGTCGGTCATGATTCCACAAGCGTTGTACTCGCAAGGGATGATATCTTTTCAACTTCCTGAGATCCTTGAAATTTTCGTTGGTTGGTCACCGGCTATTGCTGCGCTGATCGTCTCTGCTGTACTAGCAGGACGCTCCGGAATCCGGGAAGTCTTTGGTCGCTTTTTGATCTGGAGAGTCGGACCCCAGTGGTATTTGGTTGGGATATTCCTGCTGGCTGCCATCATTCTGGGCGGGATCGGTCTTCATATGGTTTTCGGCGGCACAATGCCTGTCATCCCTGTGGCTGGCAAACCACTATGGGAGATCGCTCTGACTTTTATCGTTTTCATACTTCTCGGTTTCCTATTCAATACAGAAGAGGTCGTCTGGCTTGGAGTTGCCATACCTCGACTCCGGGATCGTTTTGGCATTCTGATGACCGTTCTCCTCATTGCCATCCCTGAAGTCATACTCCATTTGCCCTCATTTTGGATGACCGAGAATCCCTTCTATCAAAATGTCGGCATTTCCTGGTTCCTGGCTTTCTCGATTGCCATGGTCGTCATTTACGTGTATGTATTCAACATGACAAAGGGCAGCCTCATCATCGTCACCCTCCTGCATGCTTCGCAGAATGCCTGGTCTACACTGCTTTCGGATAACAGCCCGCGTCCATTCCATTTTACTGTCGTTCTAGCCTGGGTGATCGCTCTCGCTTTGATTGCAGTGACACGCGGTCAGTTAGGGTATTCGACAGCCCAAAAATAATGGGGGGCACTTAATATTGATCCCTGATCTACACGAACCAGTTGACCACTAATCCTGAAATGAAAATCCCAAACCCAAAAATAATATGATTCATCAAACTGCGAAGCCTTGCTTGTGTGGGTTTCGCAGTTTTTGATGCGGCAGCACCCAGCCCGAATGCAGGTTGCATGATGAGGAATGGTGCGGAGACCGTGATGATTCCAAAGACCAACGCGGGAATCAAAGTGGGATGTTGAAGCCAGCTCTTACCTGCAATTGCAACAAAAACGATGGCAAATGTAATCCCGGTTATGTAATGTGTAATCCATCCAACTACACATTCCGCGTACTTCTTCGGAGCGGTGACAATGTTCGAGTGTCGAAAGACACCTTCTGGCATGTATAGAACCCAGCGCCCAACCAGACAGAAGTTCGAAGGGGCGATCTTGAAGGCATGTTTGAGGAAAATCCCCCAAAGATCAAACGTCAAGGTTGCCCCAATCCCGATAATGATGACGTTGAGGAAGTAAAGAATTGAATTATTCATCTTTGTTTTTATTGCTTTCTCATATGGAGGACAATTAAAGTAATCACTACACAAATCAGCCCGGGCAGGCTGGCTTCGAGCCCAAACTGACCACCTGTCAGCCATGCCGGGATATCTCCAAAGGTGGGTGTCAATAAACCTGATTGCTCGGTTCCGCTCACGCCAAAACCAAGAACACTGCCTTGCACAAAGTTCGCCATTAGATGCAGACCAAGGGGCATCGCCAGGCTCTTCGTTTGAATAAAAGCCAGACCGAACAGGATCGAGGCGAGAAAAATGTCGATGCTTGCCAACACTTTGACGCTACCGGTCATGCCCGGATTGTTCAAGTGTGTAAGAAGAAAAAAGACAGCGACGATCAGTTGGGCTGACCATTGACCCAATCCGGCGATGAGGCGCTGAAAGACAAACCCGCGGAACAACAATTCTTCTGCAACGGCTACTCCAACAAAGAGCAGGAAACTCGATGATAGGACCGATATGCCTGACGGATTCCATTGCCAGTGGACCCAGCCGAAGATGCTTAAAATGAGCGCTGGGGCTAGCATGAGGGCGGAACCAATCAATCCGCCAACGCATAGTTCCTTGAGCCAATGAACATCGAATTTGCCGAACAATTCAGCGATTGGTCTTTGGCGTGGCAATTGACAGATAATCGATGCCAGAGTGACAATTATGACTTGCAAGCCTATGGATACTTCTTTGTTGTTCTGCTGTGCTGTTAGCAAGGTTGGGAAGAGCAGCAACGCAAGCACAAGAAAAAAGATCAGAATCCACCAGCCATTGCGAAGTTGCCGTTCGGAATTTAGAAACGGACTAAAGGTCATAGACTATCCTGTCTGTAAGGGCATCGGCTTTATGGCTGTTGCATTTTTTCTTTAAAGAACATGATTATGCTGGCATTCATATCCGTATGGAAAGCCTTCCTGTCGAACTGCCCCTCATCGGAGCAAATTTCAGAGGGCGCGAGAAAACTACAGGGTGTGAGGAACGAAAGATGACCTGCCCCAGGGACCGAGTGAAACTCAACTAAGGAGCCCAATGCTTCGCGGACCAACTTTGTGTTTGTGGCATACGGAACGTTGATATCATCCTCGGCGCTCCAAAGCTGAATTGGCACATGGACATTATCAAGTCCATGTGGAACAAATGTAAATCCCAGTCCCGGCGCCGCCACGACCGCTGCCTTAATTCTCAAATCGGGCAGAAAATCATTTTCCATTGTCGCCGAATCGGCATTTAGCAGTGGGGAGTTGACGGACTGTAGCAGATCGCAAACAATTTCAGGTGACTCGGCACAATGTTTCGCTATGATGCGAAGGTCTGGCTGACCACCAACGGCAGTCAATACTGTAAATCCACCCGCCGAGAGCCCGTAAGCGCCGATACGTTCTGGGTCGATATGATCATGATATTCCCAATTGTCGAGCATGTAATCAATAGCAGTATGGATTTCTTCGTTGCGTTGTGTTAACCAGGTTATTGAACCGACGGCACTTTGGTCAGCATAGTTGTCGCCACTATGCATGGGTGCTACGACTACATAACCAGCGTTCGCAAGTGCAAGTGCCAGGTCGGCGTGACTTGCAGGTCCACCGCCGTTTCCATGTGAGATGATTATTAATGGCAGATCATTTCCTGAAATTGGGGCATTGCGCGCCACATCCATCAATATGATGCTCAACATTGTCGTTGGTTTAGGTTTTACATGAGTTGGGTACCACACCCCGGCGGGAATAGGCTTTCCATTCGCGTCAGGGATTTGAATTGTTTCGAATCCTACAGGGTTTTCGGTTCTTAACGCTGTTGACATGGCAAAGCGGACAAGCCCAAACGCAGTTACTGAAAGTACAATAAATATCCAAAGAATCCATTTCATTTTTTTCTCCTTCTTGACCGATACTTCTTAACTGTGTTGGTTGTTATTTGCATTTCTACATGTTTGGGTTCAACCTGGTTTACAGCAAGCAACGGCATTCCCAGGTCACGGATTTTTTTCAAGATGCCATGTAATGCAGACTGGTCGATAATGGGTCCACTTAAGAGTGTGTTCCCATCTTCTTCCAATGCGATGGTCAACCCATCGAACCAGCCTGCCATTTGCTGACCCAGATGACCTTTGATCCTGATCTGAAAGATATTCGGCACATCCGGGTCCTGCCCTAAATTCTGTTCGTTTTGCATTATTGCACCCTAATGACGATGTTCCCTTTTTTTCGTCCCATATCCATGTAACGGTGCGCCTCGACCATATCTTCCAGCGGATAGCTCTGGTCAATGACCGCTTTGACCTCGCCCTTCTCGATCAGTTCCTTGATAAAGATCAGGTTATCCATGCCTTCTTTTGTATCCAGTTTTGCCATCGAAACAAATGTTCCGTTTGATGCGAGAACCTTCGAGTATTGTGATTTGGGGAACTTCGCCACTGTGTCGAAGATAACGTCGTAGCGTTCTTCCCTGGATGAAAAATCCTCTTTTGTGTAATCGATGATGTGATCAGCGCCCAGTGATTTCACCATTTCCAAATTGGATGTGCTGCACACCCCGGTCACTTCTGCGCCAAAATACTTTGCCAACTGCACAGCATACGTACCGACACTTCCAGACGCGCCGTAGATCAGGACTTTTTGTCCGCGCTGGATGTTTCCCTTGCGGAGCAGACGAAGCGCCGTGGTCGCGCCGATGGGGAGTGCTGCAGCTTCTTCATAGGTTATGTTGGCGGGTTTGATCGCCATCATCGCCTTCTCGGGCAGGGATTTGTATTCGGCATAGCCGCCAAAATTCTCGGTCAGGGTGGAGGCGAAAACCTGGTCACCGACCTTGAAGCGGGTCACATCTTTGCCGACCGCTTCCACTATGCCCGCAAGTTCAGAGCCGAAGATCGGTTGTCTGGGTTTTGTGATGCCCAGCGCAAGGCGGGCGGGGATCCATACAGCGGCAGGGACGGTAAAACTTCGCATTCGGAAATCCGCAGCGGTGACCGTGGTGGCGTGGACTTTGATCAAAACTTCATCGCCTTTCGGCGTCGGCTTATCAATCTCTTTGAGTTGAAGAACTTCAGGACCACCATATTGGGTTGCTACAATTGCTTTCATTTTTTGTCTCCTTATTTTCTAAAATATTAAGTGAACTTGATGTCAATATTCAAATCTATGCTGTGCGGGTTTGTCTGGTTGCACCCTTGCGGATGCTCCATTCCGCCACGGCAAGATTGATCACCCAGGCTGCGCCATGCAACAACGCGTTTTGAAATTCATTGGGCGTGCCGAAGATCAAGGCACCGACCATACCCGTGAATACCTGCGTACCTGCACCAAGACCGAGTGCGTAAGCGCGCGCCATCCAAGCCAGGTGCTGATCAACATCCTTCCGCAGGATGGCGAGGTATCCCAAGATGATCGAGAGAACCATGCCAGTTCCGAATAGGAGCCGAAAGGCATATAGCAGGTTACTTGCGCCTTCCTGACGAGGATAGAACAAGGTCATCCAGATCGCTGAAAGCCCAACGAGAAGTCCAACTGGAACCAGAAACCTGCCAACCCAACGATGCCATTTACTTCCGCGCTGCCAAAGGCGACCCACGAACTGGAGCGCGCCAAGCAGGACATAGACCGCAGATGCAATAATGTGAATAACCACAGGCGAAGGAGATGCAAAGAAGCGCGCGTTGTCTGGTGTGATCTCAGCGCCGCTTGCCAATTCGTTCAAGCGTAACGCGCCAAAGATCAGGGGAATGATGCTG
This portion of the Anaerolineales bacterium genome encodes:
- a CDS encoding glycoside hydrolase → MIQIETTPHPFSISFKKNNQVMMTVRLDSDSKPNLRSDDSSVTAEFPRFTLELKLDSDHWALTTTPTDSPVEVRIQLPGYWYGGGELINQHHPLNKLMMHSAPFHTFDNGPTGLSGVMNPAWFSSNGTLIIADSPIEFGMNQPPADYPRFKWSFVTDGRGAFSDRPFLDKGGVGDGMFTFKGNSLDLKFSFSENAVTAYENQIKHFGHPSELPPEGLFTKPTWTTWARYKTAINQEVVLKFADEIIQNGYPYHVMEIDDRWQVYYGDLDFDPQRFPDPKAMIDELHAKGFKVTTWVIPFLNERSNAFAEGKKNGWLVRRTDGSPYLVPWWQGHGGLLDVTHPSALEWFFERLNQLQVKTGADGFKFDASEACFLPIDAVTHQKIHPNEYTNIYVDAVAKHHRLTEVRSGWKNQSTPIFFRQWDKTTSWGLDNGLHSVLTGALAMSLAGYPFILPDMVGGNEYDEKADADLMIRWTQLNALLPSMQFSLAPWDYGADAAELCRLFANLHVEFAPKILEIARATVAKGQPIIRPIFWLDPSDERALTCGDEFLLGDEFLVAPVVTPNTTQRDVYLPKGEWQNYWTGETIPGNTLLEHYPTPLDTLPIFKRIK
- a CDS encoding helix-turn-helix domain-containing protein, translating into MKTFGEWLREQRTARRLTREEFANRVGCSVAMLRKIEGDERRPSAQIAELIANILEIAEREDFIKVARGEWTTDRLSPVSQRVQPPNIPPAQTSSSNLPTLPTPLIGRQHEVDELRKLLRDPHCRMLTVAGPGGMGKTRLALETASRTQPDYEGGVYFVPLAPIQSSRYLIPVIADSMGFTLQGEHEPKEQLFNYLKDKHTLLLIDNLEHLLGDASISEFFAEVLARTSKLKLLVTSRESVGLQGEWIFEVHGLPIPEGTDIEGTSVELFLQRARRAHVSFDATTEDYPAIVRICNLVNGMPLGIELAAAWVRTLSCREIASEIERGLDFLSISAKDVPTRHRSIRAVFDHSWDLLTKEEQNVLLRLAIFQGGFSREAAGDIADATLPVLSALVAKSLVHRSGTGRYDLHEIIRQYAAERLADQLKVREEAQALHGRYFIRFLGQEDLPLRSSMQRESLAKLVADIDNIRTALEWALAHQEFVLIETGLSAYSTLYDTLGWYQEGLDYLKHIQDALANRSLKDEEKKSLAHTLTTRSLFALRTSRHEEAQRMLEQSLAVLKNVHDPTILEEALTFLGIINIIMGDLSRASDLFEKGLQTARSIHDPWYEALCLTELVGVDMLLGKTETMHEQFQAAVDAWRRTGDLRFTAFGLTSLSLSAKDAQKYDEAQAALEESIAINTMIGDRMGLGNAYRSMGLLAQAQEKHAEAYEAFQKSLQYFTELGARWDIARLLSEMGRSAFALGNDKEAENLWHESLRLSLDTQGPLTALDVLVDIADLQAKRGNLLFALQLSLYCLANSSALLKTKARAEKLAEELKGKTSPHEMKAVPLIKTDDHFEEVARKVLANS
- a CDS encoding cupin domain-containing protein — encoded protein: MANLSLQTKPYSFDDDCQRFESLGAFVCIKASAEQTGGAFNLFDVLCPVGYETPLHIHYAEDVAIYVLEGVLDIFWGEESKRAKPGSYFFQPRGTPHGFRVNGTKSVRMLYLTFPAGFDTFVIERAKPFTDFDAMMLEARHKIEILGSLPTLEKGEDDE
- a CDS encoding alpha/beta hydrolase, which produces MSKFLKWTKKMMTGLLIFTLVAVALTWVAGSIAKNRLAVQYPAPGKLVDVGGYHMHIHCVGEGSPVVVMESGLNDFSLQWSSVQAEIGQFARVCVYDRAGFGWSEASPHPRTVATMVNELHTLLQNAEVEGPYVMVGHSFGGIVVREFTHQYPDEVTAMLLVDSAHELHFVRIPAFATLTEAMARQFKLFAALNSFGIMALSPEQIPARGLEGEALEQYRALLATTDYFNAAVIESSSFLAEFGTGSTHKLKGLGDLPLIVLTRGLPDSLPILSEQENAQYDTTWYELQRELVGLSSNSRQIIAEDSGHYIQLDEPNLVIDAVRELVEQSK